A window of Mobiluncus massiliensis genomic DNA:
ACGTCATTCATAACGGCATTGACTTAGCAACCTGGGATTTCTCCAATATCACCCCCGAATTCCGCAGCCAGGTCTGGGCGGACTACGGACTGACAGAAGGGGCTCCCACGATAGCTTTCGTCGGGCGCATTACCCGTCAAAAGGGCCTGCCCTACCTTTTGCGAGCCCTGCGCGACGTACCTCGTGACGCCCAAATCGTCTTGTGCGCGGGAGCTCCCGACACCCCGGAGATTATGGCGGAAGTCGAGAGTCTGGTGCGCGACCTGCAGCAGGAGCGTCCGGGAGTGGTGTGGATTGCGGATATGCTGGATCGCGCCCACATGATTGCCCTGTTGACCGGCTCGACACTGTTTGTGACCCCCTCGATTTACGAACCGCTGGGAATCGTGAACCTAGAGGCGATGGCTTGCGGCTTGCCTGTGGTCGCCACCGATACCGGGGGTATTCCCGATGTGGTCGTCGATGGGGAAACCGGCTTTTTGGTGCCAATTGAACAGGTCAATGATGGTACCGGCAAGCCCCTGCACCCCGAGGAATTCGAGCAGGCGATGGCCCAGCGGATTACCGATATGCTGGCAGACCCGTCTCGGGCTCAGGCGATGGGCGAGGCCGGTCGTAAACGTGCCCAAGAACACTTCACCTGGGAGGCCATTGGGGATAAAACCGTGGCGTTGTACGAAAAAGTCATCGCTCAGCGTCACAATTAACCCAAAGCTCCCCAGCCGCGGATAGGAAAGAACAGTATGACTTTGGTCGCCCGGTGTGACAACGTCGAATTGTGGCGCAATCACACCTCAATTTTGCAGGGCCTCAATTGGCAGATTCACCTGGGACAGCATTGGGTGGTGCTGGGGCCTAACGGGGCGGGTAAGACCACGCTGGTTGATATGCTGGCGGGGCGAATTTACCCCTCGCGCGGACGGGTCGAAGTTTTGGACGAAGTCTTGGGGAAAACCGAAATCGCCGAGATTCGTCAGCGGGTGGGGTATGCCTCCCCAGCCCTGGCAGCGCAGATTCCTCCCCAGGAAACCGTGGAAAAGACCGTGCTGTCCTCCATTTGGGGGGTGACGGCATCCTGGCGGGAGAGCTACGAACCGGTTGACCTGCAACGCGCCCAAGCCTTGATGGGCATGTTTGAGGTGGCTGACCTGAAAGACCGCGAGTTTGCCACCTTGAGCCAGGGCGAAAAACAGCGCGTTTTGGTGGCGCGGGCTCTCATGATTGACCCGGAGATGCTGATTTTAGATGAACCGGCGGCCGCCTTGGATTTAGGCGGGCGCGAACTGTTGCTGAGCGGCCTGGCGGAACTGGCCCGTGACCCGAAAAGCCCGGTTATGGTCATGGTTACGCATCACCTGGAGGAAATCCCCCCCGGCTTTACCCACGCGCTAGCTCTCAAGGAAGGCCGCGTATTCGCCTCCGGACCGCTGGAAAACGTGCTGACCAGCGCGACTATGAGCGCCATGTACGGCCTGAACCTTGAGATAGCCCACACGGAACAGGGCCGTTACACCGCCAGAATGAAACTTTAGACCAGGAACTGTGAGCCTCCGGAAAACCGCCGGAACGGACAATGGAAGGGAGAAAACCGTGGATTCTCGCCAAGAAGACGTGATTCGCCAGGTGGGGGAACGTGACGTGAAGTATGTGCGCCTCATGTTCACCGATGTGTTGGGCGTATTGAAATCTGTCACGATTGCGCCGGTCGAACTGGAACGAGCCTTTACGGAAGGGGTGGCTTTCGACGGTTCCTCCGTGGAAGGCTTCACCCGCGTGGCGGAATCGGATATGTTGCTTTTCCCCGATGCTCAAACGTTCCAGATTATGCCCCAGCTTGCGGACATTTCGCAGGACACTATCGGACGGATGTTCTGTGACGTGTACAACCCGGACGGGACCCGTTCGCATTCCGACCCGCGCTATGTGCTGGAACGCACCATGAAACGGGCCCAATCACTGGGCTTCGTGCCTTATGCACACCCCGAAATCGAGTTTTACCTGTTCAAACAGCCCGAAAGTCTGCAAGAGCGTCTGCGTCCGGTGGATCACGGCGGTTACTTCGACCACGTTTCGGCTGGACCGGGCAACGCGTTTCGCCGGTGGGCGGTGCGGATGCTGGAAGAGTACGGTATTTCGGTCGAGTTTTCCCATCACGAGGGGGGTCCCGGACAAAACGAGATTGACTTGCGCTCCGTTGACGCCCTGTCTTGTGCGGATAATCTGGTGACCACGCGTGAAGCGGTAGAGGACCTGGCAGAAGTCAAAGGTCTGCTGGCGACGTTTATGCCGAAACCGGATATTGATTTTCCCGGTAACGGGATGCACGTGCATTTTTCGCTGTGGGAGGGCGACCAAAACGCGTTCTATGATCCCGCCGCGGCCGACCACCTGTCCATTGTGGGACGCCAGTTCACCGCCGGTTTGTTGCACTACGCCAAAGAAATCTCGGCTATCGTCAATCAGCACGTGAACTCGTATAAGCGGCTGTGGGGTGGGGATGAGGCGCCAGCTTTCGTCTGCTGGGGTCACCACAATCCTTCCGCTCTGATTCGCGTGGCGGATCACAAGCCGGGTCTGCACACTTACACTCGGGTCGAGTACCGGGCTCCTGACCCCGCGATGAATCCATATCTGGGGTTTGCCTTGATTATCGAGGCGGGCCTGAAAGGGATTGAACAGCGCCTGGAACTGCCCGAAGAAGCCGAAGACAACGTGTGGGAGATGAGCGATGCGGAACGGAAAGCCTACGGCATCGAGACTCTGCCACGCTCTTTGGAGGACGCGATTCGCTATCTGCAAGATTCCGAGCTGGTGCCGGCGGTTCTGGGTGAAGAAGTCTTTGATTACGTTTTGCGCACGCGGCTGGCGGAATGGACCGAGTACCGCCATCAGGTGACGGAACAAGAGAAACGCTTATTGCTGCATCTGCATTAGTCAATGCCAAAGGTTCCTCGCCTCGGTGAGCGGAGGTGGGACTGCGGTGCTGAGAGGGTAAAGAATGGCTCGAGAGTATTCCGAAACGGTGGCA
This region includes:
- the glgA gene encoding glycogen synthase; the protein is MRVDLMSREYPPKVYGGAGVHVTELAKVLRQRAEVRVHCFEGPRPAGTEGGEPGVTGYDYLEGLADANAAIRTLGVDLEFVAGAAGADVVHSHTWYANMGGHWASLMYDIPHVISAHSLEPLRPWKAEQLGGGYRISSWAEKTAYEAADAIVAVSRAMKDDILRCYPTIDPDRVHVIHNGIDLATWDFSNITPEFRSQVWADYGLTEGAPTIAFVGRITRQKGLPYLLRALRDVPRDAQIVLCAGAPDTPEIMAEVESLVRDLQQERPGVVWIADMLDRAHMIALLTGSTLFVTPSIYEPLGIVNLEAMACGLPVVATDTGGIPDVVVDGETGFLVPIEQVNDGTGKPLHPEEFEQAMAQRITDMLADPSRAQAMGEAGRKRAQEHFTWEAIGDKTVALYEKVIAQRHN
- a CDS encoding ABC transporter ATP-binding protein; amino-acid sequence: MTLVARCDNVELWRNHTSILQGLNWQIHLGQHWVVLGPNGAGKTTLVDMLAGRIYPSRGRVEVLDEVLGKTEIAEIRQRVGYASPALAAQIPPQETVEKTVLSSIWGVTASWRESYEPVDLQRAQALMGMFEVADLKDREFATLSQGEKQRVLVARALMIDPEMLILDEPAAALDLGGRELLLSGLAELARDPKSPVMVMVTHHLEEIPPGFTHALALKEGRVFASGPLENVLTSATMSAMYGLNLEIAHTEQGRYTARMKL
- a CDS encoding glutamine synthetase family protein, whose translation is MDSRQEDVIRQVGERDVKYVRLMFTDVLGVLKSVTIAPVELERAFTEGVAFDGSSVEGFTRVAESDMLLFPDAQTFQIMPQLADISQDTIGRMFCDVYNPDGTRSHSDPRYVLERTMKRAQSLGFVPYAHPEIEFYLFKQPESLQERLRPVDHGGYFDHVSAGPGNAFRRWAVRMLEEYGISVEFSHHEGGPGQNEIDLRSVDALSCADNLVTTREAVEDLAEVKGLLATFMPKPDIDFPGNGMHVHFSLWEGDQNAFYDPAAADHLSIVGRQFTAGLLHYAKEISAIVNQHVNSYKRLWGGDEAPAFVCWGHHNPSALIRVADHKPGLHTYTRVEYRAPDPAMNPYLGFALIIEAGLKGIEQRLELPEEAEDNVWEMSDAERKAYGIETLPRSLEDAIRYLQDSELVPAVLGEEVFDYVLRTRLAEWTEYRHQVTEQEKRLLLHLH